In Synechococcus sp. A18-25c, a single window of DNA contains:
- a CDS encoding occludin/ELL family protein produces the protein MNRQRLAVPLVLLTLGAVPAAQSRPVICSTTLEAPPSAEEPGMPVEVTSCAAVQTTTALIERRFYTWTAPFSAGVDLLHQVTDVLGIAVGGVQGNRLMGFGFPDQTIIWDGTALQNTYAVLLEEQSDPVPWRTVDIYNGFDGSLADETRSSVLVEAMADTTFPPVRALW, from the coding sequence GTGAATCGGCAACGGCTGGCAGTGCCGCTCGTGTTGCTCACGCTGGGTGCAGTCCCGGCTGCGCAGTCACGACCGGTGATCTGTTCAACGACTCTTGAAGCGCCTCCATCTGCCGAGGAGCCCGGAATGCCGGTGGAGGTGACCTCTTGCGCAGCGGTGCAGACCACAACGGCTCTTATTGAGCGGCGTTTTTACACGTGGACAGCCCCTTTCTCCGCTGGTGTTGACCTCTTGCATCAGGTCACCGATGTGCTCGGTATCGCTGTCGGAGGGGTCCAGGGCAACCGCTTGATGGGCTTCGGCTTCCCCGATCAGACGATCATCTGGGACGGCACGGCGCTTCAGAACACCTATGCGGTTCTGCTTGAGGAGCAAAGCGACCCCGTGCCCTGGCGCACCGTCGACATCTACAACGGTTTTGATGGCAGCCTTGCGGATGAGACTCGCAGTTCCGTTCTGGTGGAAGCAATGGCTGACACCACCTTCCCGCCGGTGCGTGCCCTGTGGTAA
- a CDS encoding hemolysin family protein, translating into MRTLLLIALLVLPALFAAAEVALLRLRPSQVQELTDEGRPGAQSVQRLQRRLRIALLMTQFGACLSLVALGWIGRGFGQRWWPLGMPSGRWWDLVWFLLLVVLATLVAGLLPRAWVLSRPEMAALQLGPVLEGAIRVMRPVLSALNALASLLLRLAGLTQRWDEPVPALTAGELESLIESGAVTGLKPDERNILEGAFALRDTQVREVMVPRSGMVTLPVEVRFAELMEAVHRTRHARFPVIGQSLDDVRGVLDLRHLAEPIARGELREDSWLEPYLTPVETVSETSNLADLLAIIRSGHPFLLVVDEHGGTEGLVTAADLTGEIVGDEPEDETDEPDLLPVAEQPGTWSVAGDLEIVELNRQLQLDLPEADDHHTLAGFLLERLQHIPSPGEALSHGGLQFEIVSMAGPRIARVYLVQTEESEAPLDPHNRAQGST; encoded by the coding sequence ATGCGCACCCTGCTGCTGATCGCGCTGCTGGTTCTTCCGGCTCTGTTCGCAGCAGCCGAGGTGGCGCTGCTGCGACTCCGTCCCAGCCAGGTGCAGGAGCTCACGGACGAGGGTCGCCCAGGTGCCCAGTCGGTGCAGCGCCTGCAGCGGCGACTGCGCATCGCGCTGTTGATGACGCAGTTCGGAGCCTGCCTGTCTCTGGTGGCTCTGGGCTGGATCGGTCGAGGGTTCGGTCAGCGCTGGTGGCCTCTGGGGATGCCCTCCGGTCGCTGGTGGGATCTGGTCTGGTTTCTCTTGCTGGTCGTGCTGGCGACGCTGGTGGCGGGGTTGTTGCCCAGAGCTTGGGTGCTCAGTCGTCCAGAAATGGCCGCCCTGCAACTCGGTCCGGTGTTGGAGGGCGCTATCCGGGTGATGCGCCCGGTGCTCTCAGCGTTGAATGCCCTGGCCTCGTTGCTGTTGCGATTGGCCGGTCTGACCCAACGCTGGGATGAACCGGTGCCTGCTCTCACAGCGGGTGAGTTGGAGTCGCTGATTGAGAGCGGTGCTGTGACCGGTCTCAAGCCGGATGAACGCAACATCTTGGAAGGTGCGTTTGCTCTTCGCGACACCCAGGTGCGGGAGGTGATGGTGCCGCGCTCGGGCATGGTCACGCTGCCAGTGGAAGTGCGCTTCGCGGAGTTAATGGAAGCGGTTCATCGAACCCGTCATGCCCGATTCCCTGTGATCGGTCAGTCGCTGGATGATGTGCGCGGTGTGCTGGATCTGCGCCATCTGGCCGAACCCATCGCCCGCGGGGAGCTGCGTGAAGACTCATGGCTAGAGCCTTATCTCACACCGGTGGAGACCGTTTCCGAGACCAGCAACCTTGCTGATCTGCTCGCGATCATTCGGTCCGGACATCCCTTCCTACTCGTGGTGGATGAGCACGGCGGCACCGAAGGTCTTGTGACGGCGGCAGACCTGACCGGTGAGATCGTTGGCGATGAACCCGAAGATGAGACGGATGAGCCCGACTTGCTGCCGGTGGCGGAGCAGCCAGGAACCTGGTCAGTGGCTGGGGATCTTGAAATTGTCGAACTGAACCGGCAGCTGCAGCTGGATCTGCCGGAAGCCGACGACCATCACACGCTGGCCGGTTTTCTGCTGGAACGCCTTCAGCACATTCCATCCCCGGGTGAAGCACTCAGTCACGGTGGCCTCCAGTTCGAGATCGTGTCGATGGCCGGTCCAAGGATTGCACGGGTCTATCTCGTGCAAACGGAGGAATCCGAAGCGCCTCTGGATCCTCACAATCGGGCACAGGGCTCGACGTAA
- a CDS encoding WecB/TagA/CpsF family glycosyltransferase has translation MEAITTGPRDRRRCRVLGIPIDVCRDVASAAIALHSDGGGQIVTLNAEMTMRARRDSDLGSVIEAADLVVPDGAGVVWALGRQGVKVRRSPGIELAWSLLTFAAAHGWRVALVGASPDVMERLLDRLRAQFSDLQLVFAEHGYQQPTDWPTLETRLQTLRPDLVLVALGVPKQELWSCSQRQGLPGIWMGVGGSFDVWSGLKQRAPEWTSQLQLEWFYRLLQEPSRWRRYLVLPRFVWAVLRCGEQRR, from the coding sequence ATGGAAGCAATCACCACTGGTCCTCGTGATCGGCGCCGGTGCCGCGTGCTCGGTATCCCCATTGATGTTTGCCGGGATGTTGCCTCCGCTGCCATCGCCCTGCACAGCGATGGCGGTGGTCAGATCGTCACCCTTAATGCCGAGATGACGATGCGTGCTCGTCGGGACAGCGATTTGGGTTCTGTCATCGAAGCTGCAGACCTTGTGGTGCCTGATGGTGCTGGCGTGGTTTGGGCTCTGGGACGGCAGGGCGTGAAGGTGCGCCGCAGTCCAGGGATTGAGCTGGCCTGGTCACTGCTTACCTTTGCCGCTGCCCATGGTTGGCGTGTCGCGCTTGTGGGAGCTTCTCCTGACGTGATGGAGCGTCTATTGGATCGCCTCCGTGCCCAGTTTTCCGACCTGCAGCTGGTGTTTGCAGAACACGGGTATCAGCAGCCCACCGACTGGCCGACGTTGGAAACACGGCTGCAAACCCTCAGGCCGGATCTTGTCCTGGTGGCACTCGGGGTGCCCAAGCAGGAGCTGTGGTCTTGCTCCCAGAGGCAAGGGTTACCAGGCATCTGGATGGGTGTTGGAGGCAGTTTCGATGTTTGGTCCGGCCTCAAGCAACGTGCACCCGAATGGACCAGTCAACTCCAGCTGGAGTGGTTTTATCGCCTCCTCCAAGAACCAAGTCGCTGGCGTCGCTACCTCGTGCTCCCACGGTTTGTTTGGGCTGTGTTGCGCTGCGGAGAACAGCGCCGCTAA
- a CDS encoding Gfo/Idh/MocA family protein, giving the protein MTDPMVPVKVGVIGIGNMGWHHARVLSLLKDAELVGVADPDAQRGSLATEQFGCRWFADYRDMLSEVEAVCIAVPTLLHHPVGLACLEAGLHVLIEKPIAACQEEAAALSEAASRVSRLLQVGHIERFNPAFRELTKVVANEEVVVLEARRHSPHADRANDVSVVLDLMIHDLDLVLELAGSSVVHLAAAGGRSAEGPIDYVNATLGFENGVVASLTASKMSHRKIRTLSAHCRSSLVETDFLNHNLHIHRRAHEWYSADHGELLYRNDGFIEEVSTTSIEPLYAELEHFLQCVRGRETPAVDGQQASRALKLADLIEQAVEQPGVGVPIQAPI; this is encoded by the coding sequence ATGACCGACCCCATGGTTCCGGTGAAGGTCGGCGTGATCGGGATTGGCAACATGGGCTGGCATCACGCCCGTGTGCTCAGCCTTCTCAAGGATGCGGAGCTTGTCGGTGTTGCTGACCCAGATGCGCAACGCGGGTCCCTGGCTACCGAACAATTCGGATGCCGCTGGTTCGCTGACTACCGCGACATGCTCAGCGAGGTGGAGGCGGTGTGCATCGCGGTGCCGACGCTTTTGCATCATCCAGTTGGTTTGGCCTGCCTAGAAGCGGGACTGCACGTCCTCATCGAAAAGCCGATTGCCGCTTGTCAGGAGGAAGCTGCGGCCCTCAGTGAGGCCGCCAGTCGGGTCAGCAGGCTGCTTCAGGTGGGACACATCGAGCGTTTCAACCCCGCCTTCCGCGAGCTCACCAAGGTGGTAGCCAATGAGGAAGTGGTGGTGCTCGAGGCGCGTCGTCACAGTCCCCACGCGGACCGTGCCAACGATGTATCAGTGGTGCTCGACCTCATGATTCACGACTTGGATCTTGTGCTCGAACTCGCCGGTTCGTCGGTGGTGCATCTGGCCGCGGCAGGAGGACGCAGCGCTGAAGGGCCGATCGATTACGTCAACGCAACTCTGGGCTTCGAGAACGGTGTGGTGGCCAGCCTCACGGCCAGCAAGATGAGTCATCGCAAGATCCGAACCCTCAGTGCGCACTGCCGCTCAAGCTTGGTGGAAACCGATTTCCTCAACCACAATCTGCACATCCATCGCAGGGCCCATGAGTGGTATTCCGCTGATCATGGGGAGCTGCTGTACCGCAATGACGGATTCATCGAAGAGGTAAGCACCACCTCCATCGAGCCGCTGTATGCAGAGCTTGAGCATTTTCTCCAGTGCGTGAGGGGCCGGGAGACCCCAGCTGTGGATGGGCAGCAGGCCTCGCGCGCATTGAAGCTGGCCGATCTGATCGAACAGGCTGTTGAGCAACCCGGCGTCGGTGTACCAATTCAGGCCCCGATCTGA
- a CDS encoding folate-binding protein YgfZ — protein MTAMPPMDSLIWDATFPLLRLEGSGCAGFLHGQTSASVNGASEEKLIPACWLNATGRVQALLEIRLDDAGADVLVLHGDADLVIRGFDRVIFPADRVRLGPKREQRRLQRLQEGQLPATDAVLWLDDGAEPPTTWEAPTSSSAQLLEAWRMREGWPLSDAELNGDTNPFELGLAHWVKLDKGCYLGQETVAKLASRGGVKQQLRSWRSTTAFEEPRLESGDRLSLKAERAGVITSAARDPQSGQWFGLALVRRQALDVEKLDAGTEAIPLNLQRPGGFCDPPMGD, from the coding sequence ATGACAGCGATGCCACCGATGGACAGCCTGATCTGGGACGCCACCTTCCCACTCCTCCGGCTCGAGGGAAGCGGCTGCGCCGGCTTTTTGCACGGCCAGACCAGCGCAAGCGTGAACGGTGCCAGCGAAGAAAAACTGATTCCGGCGTGCTGGCTGAATGCCACGGGTCGCGTGCAAGCTCTGCTGGAGATTCGGCTGGATGACGCAGGCGCCGATGTGCTGGTGCTGCATGGCGATGCCGATCTCGTGATACGTGGCTTCGATCGGGTGATCTTTCCGGCCGATCGGGTGCGACTGGGCCCGAAACGAGAACAGCGCCGGCTACAGCGCCTCCAAGAAGGACAGTTGCCAGCAACGGATGCGGTGCTTTGGCTGGATGATGGCGCCGAACCCCCGACGACCTGGGAGGCACCGACGTCTTCTTCAGCGCAGTTGCTGGAAGCCTGGCGAATGCGGGAAGGCTGGCCGCTAAGCGATGCCGAGCTGAACGGAGACACCAACCCCTTTGAACTGGGCCTGGCCCACTGGGTGAAACTCGACAAGGGCTGTTATCTCGGGCAGGAGACCGTGGCCAAGCTGGCGTCCAGAGGTGGCGTGAAACAGCAACTGCGCAGCTGGCGCAGCACCACAGCCTTTGAGGAGCCTCGACTAGAGAGCGGTGACCGGTTGAGCCTGAAGGCCGAGCGAGCCGGTGTGATCACCAGCGCAGCGCGCGACCCGCAGTCAGGCCAATGGTTTGGTCTGGCCCTAGTGCGACGCCAGGCTCTTGATGTTGAAAAACTGGATGCAGGCACCGAGGCGATCCCTCTCAATCTTCAACGGCCCGGGGGGTTCTGCGATCCACCGATGGGGGACTGA
- the pyrE gene encoding orotate phosphoribosyltransferase, with the protein MSDRFDTTMDRDVLLNRLAQEAYRHGQFTLASGRSSDHYVNCKPVALSGSGLALLSPAMLALVEADAAAVGGLTLGADPLVSGVAMAAAQQGRALDALIVRKEAKGHGTGAWLEGPLPAAGARVTVLEDVVTTGGSSIKAVNQLKEAGYSVERVVTIVDREEGGAEAMEAAGLELKSLFRLSEIAARASELVQ; encoded by the coding sequence ATGTCCGATCGTTTCGACACGACCATGGATCGCGATGTTCTGCTCAACCGCCTGGCCCAGGAGGCCTATCGGCATGGACAGTTCACCCTCGCGTCCGGCCGCAGCAGCGACCACTACGTGAACTGCAAACCCGTGGCCCTCAGCGGCAGTGGCCTGGCGTTGCTCAGCCCTGCCATGCTGGCGCTGGTGGAAGCGGACGCCGCGGCTGTCGGCGGGCTCACCTTGGGTGCGGATCCACTGGTGAGCGGTGTCGCCATGGCCGCTGCCCAACAGGGCCGCGCTTTGGATGCCCTGATCGTTCGCAAGGAAGCGAAGGGCCACGGCACCGGCGCTTGGCTCGAAGGTCCGTTGCCAGCAGCGGGGGCGCGGGTGACGGTACTTGAAGACGTGGTTACGACGGGCGGGTCGTCCATCAAGGCTGTCAACCAACTCAAGGAGGCCGGTTACAGCGTGGAGCGGGTGGTGACGATCGTCGATCGAGAAGAAGGTGGAGCCGAAGCGATGGAGGCCGCAGGCCTTGAGTTGAAGAGCCTGTTTCGCCTGAGCGAGATCGCGGCCCGAGCCTCAGAACTGGTTCAGTGA
- a CDS encoding glycoside hydrolase family 15 protein, with protein MVLSQPTAEDQAQQLEKLNSLDRAIEAVVLQRQNPISGLLPASTAHTVHGNYGDAWVRDCVYSIQCVWGLAMAHRRMKGPCQRSWELEQRVVDLMRGLLNAMMRQAEKVERFKRSLNPLDALHAKYDSASGEPVVPDDGWGHLQIDATSLFLLQLAQLTRSGVTLIHNRHEAAFVQNLVYYISRAYRVPDYGIWERGDKGNHGLPERNASSIGMAKAALEALDGIDLYGQHGNGSTEVLIPHGAVVRLRRALQGLLPRESASKEVDSACLSVIGYPAWAVEDPGLIERTNARIRRELGGVYGYKRFRRDGHQTVVEDISRLHYEREELAKFEGIESEWPLFLAYELMTACCEQRWDDARQWRHRLESLQVDRDGERLFPELYLVPEELLALERRNPGSQRRVANENVPLLWTQSLAWLGEMLLEGLIEAEDLDPCGRRHQGALGSPAVLVALVPANADVAQRLLNLGLPVSQPEHAGLQVLPSDALRERLERVGADAALGLTGHPPLRPETTVTARLYRQGDLSLGFLPAVLEEGTFFLSHDPCHFVDTVVNELHLLQRHWQGPGAPLLLIPVQVALLERSSNLLLELIGRLQSGCVEGVPVQFGDLATLAQQAQWQKLPADLEHFSPTAEGQAAELLQDSTDLSDLTAAQEQELDDVPLKELRRRLWSSHSLREQAEVLELLTRRLGHQAILTGPQGAPVGLITLVEEIYRRGLSQEDWNVARRCAGAMGLIHPQLEDSVIDLLSRQKQVVVGRNYTSDSRLVSPISNQAIAALIDRTCGLDSRERMLQQELLLALDGIARREPDMIRGSLTFQLGQLMLLLTSELASERQLSQDEAFEALCDEPPHQISLRLRTVLADVDHARAALQRRELLHLSGQVQWNIPEPLDERPGGSDWLQHRIRLGSLQQVPKEFYAGIWSLLHHCRGLVIGDKLERRNRLTSALLLEKTPGERNFAIQVEHLLSRIGAPEYRQLCTESLLSLMAFATANPTTRFDDDIALDVVIGHAVRVGWRNTHPEQKTEDYPLHKAAAWKQFYRSSPADCRQWQIQALRELAEQSGLN; from the coding sequence ATGGTTCTGTCGCAGCCGACAGCTGAAGACCAAGCCCAACAACTGGAGAAGCTGAACAGCCTGGATCGGGCGATTGAAGCCGTGGTGTTGCAGCGCCAAAACCCGATCAGCGGACTGCTGCCGGCCAGCACGGCCCACACAGTGCATGGCAATTACGGCGATGCCTGGGTGCGGGACTGTGTTTACTCCATCCAGTGTGTGTGGGGGCTGGCGATGGCGCATCGCCGAATGAAGGGCCCCTGCCAGCGCAGCTGGGAGCTGGAGCAGCGCGTGGTGGACCTGATGCGCGGATTGCTCAACGCAATGATGCGCCAGGCCGAGAAGGTGGAACGCTTTAAGCGCAGCCTGAATCCACTCGATGCCTTACATGCCAAATACGACAGCGCCAGCGGGGAGCCTGTGGTTCCGGATGACGGCTGGGGGCATCTTCAGATCGATGCCACATCCCTATTCCTGCTGCAGCTGGCGCAACTGACCCGCAGCGGAGTCACCTTGATCCACAACCGCCACGAAGCGGCATTCGTTCAGAACCTGGTGTACTACATATCCCGGGCTTACCGGGTGCCGGACTACGGCATCTGGGAACGAGGCGACAAGGGCAATCACGGTCTGCCAGAGCGCAATGCCAGCTCCATAGGCATGGCCAAAGCGGCGCTCGAAGCCCTTGATGGCATCGATCTCTATGGCCAACACGGCAATGGCAGCACCGAGGTGTTGATCCCCCATGGCGCCGTCGTGCGTCTGCGACGCGCTCTCCAGGGCCTGCTACCGAGAGAATCCGCCAGCAAGGAAGTCGACAGCGCCTGCCTCTCGGTAATCGGCTACCCGGCCTGGGCCGTCGAAGACCCAGGCCTGATCGAGCGCACCAACGCACGCATCCGGCGCGAACTCGGTGGCGTTTACGGCTACAAGCGCTTCCGCCGCGACGGCCATCAGACCGTGGTGGAAGACATCAGCCGTCTGCACTACGAGCGGGAGGAACTGGCCAAGTTCGAAGGGATCGAATCGGAATGGCCCCTGTTCCTGGCTTATGAATTGATGACCGCCTGCTGCGAGCAACGCTGGGACGACGCCAGGCAGTGGCGGCATCGCCTGGAATCGCTCCAGGTGGATCGCGATGGTGAGCGACTCTTCCCAGAGCTGTATCTCGTTCCTGAAGAGCTGCTGGCACTGGAACGCCGCAACCCCGGCAGCCAGCGGAGGGTTGCCAATGAGAACGTTCCACTGCTCTGGACCCAAAGCCTGGCCTGGCTTGGAGAGATGCTTCTAGAAGGGTTGATCGAAGCCGAGGATCTTGACCCGTGCGGACGGCGACATCAGGGAGCCTTAGGGAGCCCCGCCGTGCTGGTGGCCCTAGTCCCCGCCAACGCAGATGTCGCCCAGCGCCTGCTGAACCTGGGGCTGCCTGTTAGTCAGCCAGAGCATGCCGGTCTGCAGGTGTTGCCCTCCGATGCCCTGAGGGAACGGCTGGAACGCGTCGGCGCTGATGCCGCACTTGGCCTGACGGGACACCCTCCACTCCGACCTGAAACCACTGTCACGGCCCGCCTGTATCGCCAAGGCGACCTGTCACTCGGGTTCTTACCTGCCGTGCTGGAGGAAGGGACCTTCTTCCTGAGTCATGACCCATGTCATTTCGTGGACACGGTCGTCAATGAATTGCATCTGCTGCAACGGCACTGGCAAGGTCCTGGCGCACCGCTGCTGCTGATTCCCGTGCAGGTCGCTCTGCTGGAGCGGAGCAGCAACCTGCTACTGGAGCTGATCGGAAGGCTGCAGAGCGGCTGCGTGGAAGGAGTGCCTGTGCAGTTCGGCGACCTAGCGACCCTGGCGCAACAGGCCCAGTGGCAAAAGCTACCCGCTGACCTTGAACATTTCAGCCCGACTGCTGAAGGCCAGGCTGCAGAGCTACTGCAGGACTCCACCGACTTGAGTGACCTCACGGCAGCGCAGGAACAGGAATTGGACGACGTTCCACTGAAGGAGCTTCGACGCAGGCTGTGGAGCAGTCACTCGCTGCGCGAACAGGCGGAGGTGTTGGAACTGCTCACCCGTCGGCTGGGGCATCAAGCCATCCTCACGGGCCCTCAGGGCGCTCCTGTCGGACTGATCACGCTTGTGGAGGAGATCTACCGGCGCGGACTGAGCCAGGAGGACTGGAACGTGGCCCGCCGCTGCGCCGGCGCGATGGGCCTGATCCATCCACAGCTGGAAGATTCCGTGATTGATCTGCTGAGCCGCCAGAAACAAGTGGTGGTGGGGCGCAATTACACCAGCGACTCACGGCTTGTCAGTCCCATCTCAAACCAGGCCATTGCCGCCCTGATCGATCGCACCTGCGGCCTCGACAGCCGAGAGCGGATGTTGCAGCAGGAGCTGCTGCTCGCCCTTGACGGCATCGCGCGACGCGAGCCCGACATGATCCGGGGATCGCTGACATTCCAGCTCGGTCAGCTGATGTTGTTGTTGACCTCGGAGCTGGCCAGCGAACGCCAGCTCAGCCAAGACGAAGCCTTTGAGGCCCTGTGTGATGAGCCACCTCACCAAATCAGCCTGCGCTTGAGAACGGTGCTTGCTGATGTCGATCACGCCCGTGCAGCACTGCAACGCCGTGAGCTGCTTCACCTGAGCGGACAGGTGCAATGGAACATTCCGGAACCCCTGGACGAACGCCCCGGCGGCAGCGACTGGCTGCAGCACCGCATTCGACTGGGGTCCCTCCAACAGGTGCCCAAAGAGTTCTATGCCGGGATCTGGTCACTCCTCCACCACTGCCGAGGTCTGGTGATTGGCGACAAGCTGGAACGCCGAAACCGTCTAACCAGTGCTCTGCTACTGGAAAAAACCCCTGGAGAACGAAACTTCGCCATCCAGGTGGAGCACCTGCTCAGCCGCATCGGAGCTCCTGAATATCGCCAGCTCTGCACCGAAAGCCTGCTCTCCCTGATGGCCTTCGCCACGGCCAATCCGACCACGCGCTTCGACGACGACATCGCCCTGGATGTGGTGATCGGACATGCTGTGCGGGTGGGCTGGCGAAACACGCATCCTGAGCAAAAGACAGAGGACTATCCCCTCCACAAGGCGGCGGCGTGGAAACAGTTCTACCGATCCTCCCCAGCGGACTGTCGTCAGTGGCAGATCCAGGCTTTACGAGAGCTGGCCGAACAATCAGGACTGAACTGA
- a CDS encoding TM0106 family RecB-like putative nuclease, translated as MGDTPPADKPLNDRLLRSWTRCRRRAWLDRYGDPALRVYTAHRTLQLDDQQRSFVALLPRKPGHGIDACARGDVGVVGLRLKGLTVDGRRLEAHPVLLQRQSGQSRWGDHSYRPVLARQGRRLTREHRLQLALSARLLSDFQQTPVTHGLALAGAGRRLEKETVALGDSLQRQLDDSLRKLAADLDRPTPPPLAADRRKCTLCSWRGVCNAEAHREGHLSEVSGIGAKRREMLLDLGIDSLNALADADPVVLEDQLKHFGEQHGAVAAPLVAQARVQRDGLVESLLPTSPSLPELVDAPGVLLYDIESDPDARDDFLHGFVRLPRDVNGSWALDRATYHPLLVLQEHGEARCWKRLSCFLARYPDWPVLHYGETESLALRKMAQRQSVPEADQQALRHRLVDVHARLRLHWRMPLNSYGLKTVADWLGFRWSQIGVDGARALLWWRQWRGTGCRDRGPGQALRWIFSYNRDDCMATWAVAAWMLAKDRSLQSPIGGSQNPPGR; from the coding sequence ATGGGTGACACCCCTCCCGCTGACAAGCCGCTCAATGACCGACTGCTGCGCAGTTGGACCCGTTGTCGCCGCCGGGCCTGGCTGGACCGCTACGGCGACCCCGCGCTGCGCGTTTATACGGCTCATAGGACGCTTCAGCTTGACGATCAGCAGCGCAGCTTCGTGGCCTTGCTGCCCCGCAAGCCAGGTCATGGCATCGATGCCTGTGCACGCGGGGATGTGGGGGTGGTTGGCCTGCGATTGAAGGGCTTGACCGTGGATGGCCGCCGTCTTGAAGCCCATCCTGTGTTGTTGCAGCGTCAGTCAGGCCAGAGCCGATGGGGCGACCACAGCTATCGGCCGGTGCTGGCCCGCCAGGGGCGACGCCTCACACGCGAACATCGCCTGCAGTTGGCGCTCTCCGCCCGTCTGCTGTCGGATTTTCAGCAAACTCCGGTCACCCATGGTTTGGCCCTCGCTGGAGCGGGTCGGCGGTTGGAGAAGGAAACGGTTGCTCTAGGTGACAGCTTGCAACGCCAGTTGGATGACTCCCTGCGCAAGCTGGCGGCCGACCTGGACCGGCCTACACCTCCTCCGCTCGCGGCTGATCGGCGCAAATGCACCCTCTGCAGTTGGCGGGGTGTCTGCAATGCCGAAGCCCATCGGGAGGGACATCTCAGTGAGGTCAGTGGCATCGGGGCCAAGCGTCGGGAGATGCTTCTTGATCTCGGCATCGACAGCTTGAACGCGCTGGCCGATGCGGACCCCGTTGTACTGGAAGACCAGCTGAAGCACTTCGGCGAACAGCACGGCGCGGTGGCGGCACCGCTGGTGGCTCAGGCTCGGGTGCAACGGGATGGACTGGTGGAGTCTCTGCTTCCGACGTCTCCCTCACTGCCGGAACTGGTGGATGCTCCAGGGGTATTGCTCTATGACATCGAATCCGACCCGGATGCCCGCGACGACTTTCTGCATGGATTCGTGCGTCTGCCTCGGGATGTGAATGGCAGCTGGGCCCTGGACCGCGCCACCTATCACCCCTTGCTGGTGCTGCAGGAGCATGGTGAAGCCCGGTGCTGGAAACGTCTTAGCTGCTTCCTGGCCCGTTATCCCGATTGGCCGGTGCTCCACTACGGGGAGACGGAATCATTGGCGCTGCGCAAGATGGCGCAGCGCCAGAGTGTGCCCGAGGCGGATCAACAGGCGTTGCGGCATCGTTTGGTGGATGTGCACGCCCGGCTGCGTCTTCACTGGCGGATGCCTCTGAACAGCTACGGATTGAAAACCGTGGCGGATTGGCTGGGGTTTCGCTGGAGCCAAATCGGTGTGGACGGCGCTCGGGCTCTGCTCTGGTGGAGGCAGTGGCGGGGGACCGGTTGTCGCGATCGAGGACCGGGTCAAGCCCTGCGCTGGATTTTCTCCTACAACCGCGATGACTGCATGGCCACATGGGCGGTGGCCGCCTGGATGCTGGCTAAAGATCGCTCCCTTCAGTCCCCCATCGGTGGATCGCAGAACCCCCCGGGCCGTTGA
- a CDS encoding photosystem II reaction center protein K, translated as MAALSLDLLAQLPEAYQAFGPLIDILPIIPVFFLLLAFVWQASVGFR; from the coding sequence ATGGCTGCACTCTCCCTCGATCTGCTGGCCCAGCTTCCTGAGGCTTATCAAGCTTTCGGTCCACTGATCGATATCCTGCCGATCATCCCGGTGTTCTTTCTACTGCTCGCCTTTGTTTGGCAGGCCTCGGTGGGCTTCCGCTAA